acagttgaattgtacctatgataaaaattacagatttctacatgctttgtaagtgggaaaacctgcaaaatcggcagtatatcaaatacttgttctccccactgtatgttgcttatgcctggagccagCCCTGATTGTATCTACTGTATAGTTATAAATAATAGCTGATTATTGACCTTGAAACTTCTGCTTAAAGTACTGGAAGGCTGGTTGATAACGACATGCACTATTTTATTTGAcgtttttacctttattttaaccTTTCGGTGACCTGTAAGATGCTCTAACCATTAGGCTACTTGCAGCTCTATGCTTTAAAAGGCCAGTTCCATGCTAAATTGCTAAGTATGCAACTGGATAGACGCTGTGGGAGGCACACATTGAGAATCCTTTGCTTACTCGAAATGACCCCCTTCTATTCCAGGTTCTTCCAACTCTCCTCGACTCTGCCAAGCTGAGAATTACATCCAAAGACCAAACAATACTGCCAGAATTTGTTTCTaagtctgacagatttggaaagAAGCCACTGTGTATTAGAAGACTTGCAGACAGCACTTTATGTTGGTCTGCCTTGGTTGGGGGTCTAATGATGTGACACGTAATTAGTTACTGTAGGTGGCAGTGGTGATAGACTGTCCTCTCTCGCTAATATAGCTTATAGCTTGTTAGCTTGTCCACCTGATTAGTTCTTGACTTTCTTCCATGGATCATTGATCAAAATTATGGTCCGGGCTATGGCCCGATCCAATCCCTCTGACTTGCTGTAGCATATTACAAAATGTAGTGATTAGACTGCTCATAAAACTCTTGATTCATTCATGCTTTTCTATTGAAATGCATGTTATGCAAGACACCCTAAGAAACTACTAATTATTAGAAGATGTGGCTTACATTCAATTAGTGGAATGTGAGAGGTTTGAGTGGACCAATGAGTGTAACTTGATGCAAGTTTGTAGCCCAGTGGTAGTCACTGTCTTCTGGCAGAATAGTTTGGTGTGTACTTTGCTTTGATGtctctgtttatttttgtctgtttcaCATGTTGtcttaaatgttaaaaaatgaatcatTTCTGCAAATTTAACTGCTCTGTATACTGCTTCTaataaaaaatacttcaaaacaaagacaattgtCAGTTCACTAATTAGATAAAAAGGAAAAGTTGAATGGATGAGAAAATACATCATAAAACAATCATGAAACGCATCATGAGTCTAAATTTAGAAACCcattgatataatttttttattctcgATCTCAAATTTATACATGTCTTATGTAAATCAGATACAGTGGTCTGGGAGTACCCTGGTCATCTCTACTGAGCTGCAAGTTTTTTTACTCACTGTTTGCCTTGAACCAGTTCTGTTTGTTTGGGCTCATGTCCAACCCAGCACTCATTTCCACACATTCTTTATAGAAGTCTTTCAGTCTTTCCCCATTTCTGCTTTTCCCATTTGTTCCTAGATACTTCTTTTTCTTCCCATTCTCCTCATTCAGAGCTTCCTCATCCTGCAATGAATCTTCAAAAAGCAACACTTCGGTTTGTTCCAactttttccaacttacaaagtaCGTATAAATGGAAATACCTTGATAAAAATGAATGGCAGGTCATCTGTTTCTTAACCTCAAAGTACGGTAGCACAATACGACACTGGACATTTACCATTCTCTCCCCTCCAGGTGAATAACAGACACAGGCAGTAAAAGCTGTTAAATAGTACTCACCAGACACTTTTGCTGAGTTGTTGAATTCTTGATGATCATATTTTTTGGAGTTATTGAGATTGTCTTTTTCTGGGGTCGTCTTAACATTTCTGGTCTTCATCCTATGAGTTCTGTGTTGAGTGGCAGACTGGGACAGGTCCCACCTCTCACCTGTGACCATTGACCCCTCGCAGTCTTCTTTCTCATTAGCAGGGGCAATGCTGACTTCTCTGAGATTGTCCGGGGCCTCAATATACTCCCTCTTGCTGGCAAGGACCTTGCTGTGTTCTTTTGGACTGGACTGACACCTGCGCTGTTTGGGCTTCATTAGCTTGTGGTTCCCCTTCATGTTGGTGCTAGCGGAGTCTTCACTACTGTCTGTGGCTTTGCTGCCCGTGCTCCCATGCTTCAGGTGTTTCCTGGCTCTCCTCCTCACAGCCTTCTTTGGCTTGACTgggaggaacagaggagaggagggacatGACCCCACCATCTCTGCACAGAAGATAGTTCAATTATTGAAGTATATTACTATAGTACAATATAAAGTCCATTCTTTCTGACTAAAGCAGTAAATCACTTTGTTTCTGCAATAGCCTACTTGATGTGTCTACAATAGGGACAACCAAGAGGCAGGGGTTTATGTGTACTGTGCTGTTTTATGACATTATGACTCTGCAGAATATTAAAAACAGGCATTGTATCATCTTTCAAAAAAATACGAATACGTTTAGGAAAGTGAAAGACTGTTGTAGTGATGCTTTATACCATTGCCAAGGTTTTGGTCTGGTGGGAGACTGAGGTTCTCTTGTGTGTCATTGTTCAGTTGCTGGCAGGAGCTGTATTTTCTTCGGAGACTTGTACATCTAAAAAGGATTAAAAATATACTTTGTAATATTTCCACAGTGAAAATATAGGGCCAATAGAAACACAATGGGTGACATCATTCTTCGATGTCATACAACATTACATGGAACTTTTCTTCTTTCTGCATTCAGCATctttaaagtaaatgtaatgGTTTTGTTATAGCCATGGCTTTGGTTTAAGCTAAAATTGATGTGTAGGCTAGAAATTAGaactatatacatttttcaggaCTTTACTAtagtttttgtatttattcatgGATTTTCTCAtatgtcaaaaaataaataaaagagaacATTTCTCTGAATGGCAAATAATGTCTCTAGTCTTAACAATGAAtccaacatttccagtcttacTCCACAAACAGAGAGACTTAATCTAGAAGTAATGTAACAGTGATATTATCGATGGTTTCAATGTTCACCTATAGCAGGGCAACCCTCCCGCTAGCCAGTTGAGTCTGAAGCAGCTGTTTCTGCCCTGCTGGAAGCCCGGGGCGTAGCGGTACTCACAGCAGGAGCTGATCCTGGCAGCCAGGAGGCCGTTCAAGTACAGGGTGCAGCTAAAGGGGTAACCCCGGTGCCTTTTGGAGACCCACTGGAACTGCTCTGCACCAGCGGACACAGGAGAACAGACCGGGGTGCAATTTGAGGATATAAAAGTGTATAACAGAATTAATTCTAGCTAGTCTGAAAGGTACAGGCTTTAGCTTGTCTTTGTTTCCTGACACGCACACTACGCCATACATGTATATTGTATTGGACCGCCCCTGTAGCAGTTGAATGACTGTTTCCACAGGGTTCTTTTTTGTTGGTAAAGTTGGCTCAGTTTTACGTTAGTCATTTATCTGACTCTCATAGCCTAAAGCAACTCACAGTTTGTGCTTTCGTCTTAAGAGAGCTAGGTTGGACAATCAGTCATTGACAGCACAGCAGAAAAGAAAAGGGCTCATGGATATTTTTTACTTCATGAGATTACAATTCTTTTAAACGAGTGTCTATCTATTTTTAAATACCATTTGGTGGTCTCAGTTTGGGAGCTCCAATGCTACCAGTTAAATAAGTTATGAAGTGACCTGTACAGTAAAGACCTTCTTGGACCTACCTCCTGGTTTTACCATACCCTTGAAGACAGACATATTTTCACCCCCGCAGACCTGCTGTAGCACTTTCAGCTCGTCTTGCCGTGGCACTGCCGACCCTGACCGCATGTGACCAGTTGACCCCAGGTATGTCATTGTCACAGTAACGTTAGACCTCTTGGCCTCCTTCAAAGCTTTGAGGTTACTCTGGTATAACGGACCAAGGTGAGGTGATCAAACAGTAGATATTACATGTTctcctatttgttttcatttattgttttaatacGTCTTGGTAAGTTGTCTTAATTACCTGTTGGTTTTTGTCATAGTCTGATGTTCTCTGAGAGCCTACAGAGGCCAAGGATCCTCTGTGATTCCCGTACAGATGGGGGGAGAAACAAGTCAGAGAACCTCTGACTGAAGATAGACTGGAGGCCTTGTTCTTGGCTGTTAAGGCTGGGAGATAGACATGTCCGATTCCTGTTAGCCCCTGTCGCACCACTGGTTTATTGAGCTGTGGAAATTCATTACACAACCCGTTATGGTGAATGCCGTGAAACAAACTGTGAGCAGAGATTTTGATCACAATTAGTGTGGAAATTATACTTCATCGTTTAAATTGTTTTGGTCGTCTTTATACTCCAGCAGTTGGTTCAATGGCAAAGGTACGTCAAGTTACAATAATTCCGACATGGTTTTAGCACTAGGCCACAGATACTTTAAACTATATGTTGCGGGACATGCACtctgttcttttcttttctttaaattGCTAATGTTAATGCAAGCACTGTAGGACAGCAATGTTTTAACACCGTAAATATGTCGAACTATACGTGTGGTATGCGGATATATGGGCCATTTCAAGAACTTAAGTGCAGTCTAATCTAGTCAATGACAAGATAATGAGTAAAATAATCAAGTAACCACAGAATAGGTAGAAGTACCTTGTAAATTTCCACAGTGTCAGGGTTTTCCAACAGAAGAAGGTTGGTTTTCCCATTGATGACTCTCGCAGCTACACTTTTATTAGCACCTCCATATTTGGCTGGTATCTGTAGCGTGATAGATCACGTGTACGTCAGGTCAAGATCCCTCAAGAAACATTTTATCCCTAGGAAATACGTGTCCATCCTTCAGAGTTGTGCACTCACAggtgtgtctctgtccctaGCTTGAACTCCACTATAGAAGAGATCCTGGAGGAGGCTCTGACTGTGTCTTCTCATCCGCCTCAAAGACTCCTCCTGATATGATGCCATCACTGCTGTCTGCCTGAGACTGTCCTGCATCCAGACACGGGAACATTACGGTTTCACCAAACCCTTACATTCACTAGACCGTAAGTGTAGATGAGATGCTACTCTTCAGTTTGCCAAAATCTTTTCAGCATTATCACCGTGAATTAGCGAAACGAGCTAATCGCCGGCCGCGTCGTCTGCTAGACAGATAGGAGTGGAGTTGGAACAGGAggcgggcaggcaggcagccagggtCCTCTCTAACAGacagtcatctggccataactTAGGTTACAGTATGCATGACCACAACATCAGATGTTAGGGAACAGGGACTGACTTCAGGCTGCTTTCATTAAAACACACTGCTAGAGGGGGTAGGTTGCTTGCTACCTCGGAAGACTGTATTGGGTTGACATCTACTGGAAGACGTCAATTATAACCCAGTAACTTCTTGTTACATACATTACATTCTACCGGTAAtaattcaaaaatgttgtggAGGAGTTTGGGCCAGTATCACAGACATTTAAAGAGTCATAAAGCAAAAACACTATTAAGCAGAACATTAATTGTGCCTTGTTACATCTTGAAATTGTACTCTGATACATCTCTCATTCCCCAATAACCTCTGTTGTAAAACATATAATCTACATATAATCTAttcatctgaccagtaactatCAGTGATACAGATTATACTATAACAGCAACAAACTACATGTAAACAGCATCATACCTGTTGTCTTCCCAATGGTTTGTATGTTTATTTCAAATCTCCCTTGAGGAAATCTGACTCCAATTCCCCTGTTGATCTTCTGTTCTGTGCTCGGGTCTCACACCCACAGCACTGACAGTGTCACCTGAGCACATGGGTCGCTTCCCAAAAGTAGTGGCTTTTAATATGACCCAAATGTTAATTAACACTGTTACCCTCATCTTGAATTGTCAAACGCATGTATTAGATTAAATGCTCTccaataaatgaaatataatgttttttgtgtgtgattattttctgtctgtccCCCGCTTTAGGGTCAACCCTGTATTGTGAACTAAAGTTTTCTCCAAGCACACAGGTGCTGGaaagtacttcctggttgagcaagcagtgtaATGAGAAGCAAAATGACTTGGCAAGTTACGCTTCAGGGGAAAGGTGTCTCGACCTTTGACTCTCTCAAGCCTGCTGGGAGTTGCTAGGCTGTGTTTAGCGCTAAATTGGGAATTCTCAGGCCCGATTTGCACAGAACACATTTCCATTCCCTATTACAAGGGAATCGTCTGTGATTTGATGAAATTGTCATCCCTTATTAAATACGTactcactgaatattttttgaAACAACCTTTTGAGATGGGAATGTTAGAATTAGGCGATATGCAGTGTCTCTTCTTCACTGCCACCATGTTGAGGGAACAACCCACACCTGAGTAACTGACAGCTTTGTCACCATGTCACACTGGGTCCTCATGCATATTTAAACAGCCTGACCTTATTTCCTACTGCTTCCCTCTGACTACATATGCTACTACATACTACAACACATGAGAAATAAACTGCAGTAAATTTATGTCTCTGGTTGGGAATTTTCTGTAACCACTGCTATGTAAAGGGCTTTTTGATATTATATTCTGCACTGTTTACATACTGGTATGATTTTTGTTGACAAGCTTGTGGGCAAAGACAatcagaataaaacattttgagtttgaGGTTGTATTTATGACCAAACCTTTAGGCTTGGCTACtcaataaatgtaaatacagctgtggaaaaaattaagagaccactgcacctttttctttcctttccaaaaaaggtgaggaacagagaccactgcaaattaaacacttctgttcctcactcgaaactttccttttcaacttttttggaaaggaaagattaaAGGttcagtgatctcttaattttttccggagctgtatatctcaAATTAGCCCAAGGGTCCTGTGGAAGGCGGTTTAATTGGCCAGCACAGGTTTGGCGGTTAGTAATTGAAGTTGATTGTCTTGCCTTGTTGTTCTCAAGTGGAGGTTTCAAAATGCCATTGAACCATCATTTTCTAGGGTTGTAAAGAAATACTTTGTCTGAGCTGAGACTAACGTCCATCACTAGGCAACCAGCACTGTCAATCAAATTATGTTGAGCTGCATTCACACATCCTGTCTGCCAGCTGCCTGGGTGAAGACCACAGTTtcctaaaaaaaacatcagtacAGTTTATCAATGTCATAATAGAATTAAACAAGTCTTGCTACTGCACCATGAAAAACAGCATAAAAACAAGATGTAGCACAAAAATCCGAATCAGGCAGATTCTCATGTCCGAAACGGTATAGATGCTTCTGATGTGCCACTGTTTTTAATTGTCTGAACAGTTACGAGTGGATGCCATAAACCCAtaactgaaattaaaaaaacacaattaggATGATAATTTTCATGAATTGCAgaggtttttttttaatgtcaaataaaaatatatttatttcaaaatgcaattaGAAGACTCATGTAaagtataataaataaatgtattttcattattcCTATTTTTAATATGAGCTTATAATCACTTACAGAAAACCTCCTGTATTTCCAGAACGTCACCACTAGAGAGCAAAAGAGGACGCTGTTGATCCAGTCAATCCCCATCAGGATTACTATTCAGAGGTGGGCCTGGCTGGTTCTGTGTTATTGTTGGCTGGTTTCCCTGACCCTCCTGTGACTAATTGTCTCTCTTTGTTGCACTGCATCATCTGCTTATGCTCTTAGGACCGCTGAAGCCCCTTCCCACGCTAATGTAGCCAGCTGCTCTTTTCCTGAAGTGAACATTTAACTGATGTAATATGTGCCAGGGATCCAAAGCTGCTGTTGTACCCCCAGCTGTATGTCACCCACGTTATGACAGCAAAGGCATCGGCAGCCATTTTGGTCGTCTTGACACGGTGTGATGTAATAAAGATCTGAAGCAGCATTTCAAATAGTCAGCTGATCAACAATTATTTAGTCTCCACAGAGTGATGAATAACAAAGCTATACATATATGTACCACCTAATGACACCTCACTGTCCCAAGCTGACATCCACCCGACCATATGGATTCTGGGACAGCACACGTCTCCAATTGAGCTGACATCCACCCGACCATATGGATTCTGGGACAGCACACGTCTCCAATTGAGCTGACATCCACCCGACCATATGGATTCTGGGACAGCACACGTCTCCAATTGAGCTGACATCCACCCGACCATATGGATTCTGGGACAGCACACGTCTCCAATTGAGCTGACATCCACCCAACCAGACAGATTCTAAGACAGCACACGTCTCCAATGAAGCCGACATCCACCCGACCATATGGATTCTGGGACAGCACACATATCCAAAGAAGccgacaaccacacaaccagaTGGATTCTGGGACAGCACATGTCTCCAATGGAGCTGACATCCACCCGACCAGATGGATTCTGGGACAGCACACGTCTCCAATGGAGCTGACATCCACCCGACCAGATGGATTCTGGGACACCACACGTCTCCAATGGAGCTGACATCCACCCGATCAGATGGATTCTGGGACAGCACACGTCTCCAATGGAGCTTACATCCACCCGATCAGATGGATTCTGGGACAGCACACGTCTCCAGTGGAGCTGACATCCAACCGACCATATGGATTCTGGGACAGCACACGTCTCCAATGGAGCTTACATCCACCCGACCAGATGGATTCTGGGACAGCACACGTCTCTGCTGTATCAGCCATGAGTATCCAATCTCATGTCTCCTGTCATCACTCTCTGTCAGCAGGCCTCCCTCTCTTCAActttttctccctccatccaatCGCTCTGGAAAAGCCTGCCAATCTGTGAGGAGGAGGCAGACCCTTGAACCATTTTTTTATAAACTGAATTAAGCATTTTTTACCCATTTAATGTTTTGTCTGCTTTGTTTTATTCTAACGTTCCTCATATCTGGATCAGCTTCACTAACTCCCTAaagtctgttgttgttgtgcacTGTATGTATCTATGTCGTCTCTGTTCTGGATTTCTCTGTTGAACTTTAAATTAATTGTGATCAGATTTAAACACCCACCATCCTCGACAGCAGCCCCCCTCTCTGAAGCAGACATGGAGGCGAATGAGGGCTGCCTGCTCCCTGCTCTGCTCCATCTGTGCACGACAGCAGGGGTGAAGACAGACCGGAGATGATCTATACTGGTGACCAGGACATGCTTGTGGACAGCCAGcacctctcaccctctcttagactcacagaacacacacacacagtctctctcactttctctcacacacacacacacacacacacacacactatcttcagacttttttctctcttcatttcTCCCATACTCTCTATTTTCTTGTGCtatctttttttctcctctcctacAGCTTTACCTGCTGGTCTCGATGACATGTCGGCTCCTATGTTTAACATTAAAAGTGTGattcatatatacacacactcagggGTTCAAACCTGGTTCATACAAACCTATTGTATTCCTTCTAACCTGCTCAATATATTTGCAACCTAACTTTTGGTAACTCTTACTTCAGCCAGGGAAGTGTACTTTACAATATCAATTTGTATCTTATTCCAGCTGCAATACAATGAAACTGGTACTGAAAAGTGCAGTAGCATGACATGAAGTCTTAGAAGTAGACATGCTTATCATGTTTCTCTGGCCCTTAAGTTTCCAGGACAACAGATACCAATTTCACCTGTAGCGTTGTCTTGTTCTCACACCCCTGAAAGCAACCTCTTGCCTGACAAATATATTGAAAGTGAAAAAATACACCTGAAGTGTAGCGACTCGtcttggtgtagtgttggagggaaccaggcgcaggcagatatcacgttcgttggttttattaaacaaacaaaccaaacacaaacggaaaacaatactaatgactgaatgaagtcaaagtgcgcaacatgcgtcttaacaataaacattcaaacagtacattaaacaacactcaccgattaactaacaaacagcaacaatgacagcgacagcaacaatgatccacaatgtggggagcagaggggaaacatatatacacatacaaacgagctagattgggacctggtgtggaagatgggaaacatgtgacagtccgggatgtgttcgtgagaatatgggaacttgtggaaatatggcacggtggcgctgctgctcaccgcaccatgacagtaccccccccccaaagagaGAGCCGACggctcacaccaggtcccaatctagctcgtttgtatgtgtatatatgtttccccgggagagccgacggagggtcggtggccggcggagggtcagaggccgggagagccgacggagggtcggtggccggcggagggtcagaggccgggagagccgacggagggtcggtggccggaagagccgacggtgggtcggtggccggaagagccgacggtgggtcggtggccggaagagccgacggtgggtcggtggccggaagagccgacggtgggtcggtggccggaagag
This portion of the Esox lucius isolate fEsoLuc1 chromosome 13, fEsoLuc1.pri, whole genome shotgun sequence genome encodes:
- the LOC105014070 gene encoding uncharacterized protein LOC105014070 isoform X1, yielding MTYLGSTGHMRSGSAVPRQDELKVLQQVCGGENMSVFKGMVKPGEQFQWVSKRHRGYPFSCTLYLNGLLAARISSCCEYRYAPGFQQGRNSCFRLNWLAGGLPCYRCTSLRRKYSSCQQLNNDTQENLSLPPDQNLGNEMVGSCPSSPLFLPVKPKKAVRRRARKHLKHGSTGSKATDSSEDSASTNMKGNHKLMKPKQRRCQSSPKEHSKVLASKREYIEAPDNLREVSIAPANEKEDCEGSMVTGERWDLSQSATQHRTHRMKTRNVKTTPEKDNLNNSKKYDHQEFNNSAKVSDSLQDEEALNEENGKKKKYLGTNGKSRNGERLKDFYKECVEMSAGLDMSPNKQNWFKANILERRRLKKKLSSCSNILGSDVELSEESDSTRHPERVLRDEDRTKLNNAQPHVLTTERDLHVQLEAMMQVLDTSDEVEQLVLRNTGLTDELLLSLAAALKRSPSEVTLLNLNLNHLGPNGAHILLDLLGSVPQVKGLLLFGNHLGDPGVLTLLAGLAQLQERTMKDLTTQPRIEEPQDHRLNPITPSVDSVPLNTRGAAYPFSLLELDLGGNRLTSNGLRGLAFYMRNHSRLQYLGLAQTDGADLEAWREFFDSLKGNTTLSHIILDESNLGDQGARLFAEMLRANQSLRQVDLDRNEIGEAGGSDIIEALLYRRRQFPLKHLSLEGNGISAVLLERIQQEVIFN